The proteins below are encoded in one region of Thioalkalivibrio sp. K90mix:
- a CDS encoding efflux transporter outer membrane subunit, with protein sequence MGVSAAALLAGCAVGPDYERPEVTLPDEWPEEIGDQMDTDYADAEFWWEMFEDPLLDRLVREALENNIEAEIAAARVVQARAVLGLSRAEQFPQLDGFAEFEREYPAGDDDPETEIAIGTLLSYEVDLWGRLSRAEEGARAQLLNTAFTRDATRLAVVSDVVSTYFDYRATREQIETTEATILSQIEALELERSRRQSGATTDLTVRQAQAELETSRAGLPDLRADAAQQRRALAVLVGDTEAVVEGLEGLGDEGLEDLPDTISGLPHSVPSDLMIRRPDIRAAEASLIAANADIGVARAEWLPSLNLAALFGQEVSRVSQFSSSDSFFWEFLAESTVPILDFGRRRATIEGVEAERDIAELEYRAAIQEALEEVANTWSVLNAAHERVEVRQREVGARVEVLDLAERRYLGGFVGYLEVLDARRALLDARLTLTEASRDRLAATATLFRALGGGWDSAAIPHDVLEDDDPDAAEAEAEEQIIVPADSED encoded by the coding sequence TTGGGGGTTTCTGCGGCCGCGCTGCTGGCCGGGTGTGCGGTCGGGCCGGACTACGAGCGCCCGGAGGTCACGCTCCCGGACGAGTGGCCGGAGGAGATCGGTGACCAGATGGACACCGACTACGCCGACGCCGAGTTCTGGTGGGAGATGTTCGAGGACCCGCTGCTGGATCGCCTGGTGCGCGAGGCGCTGGAGAACAATATCGAGGCGGAAATCGCCGCGGCGCGGGTGGTGCAGGCGCGGGCGGTGCTGGGCCTGAGTCGTGCCGAGCAGTTTCCTCAGTTGGACGGGTTCGCCGAGTTCGAACGCGAGTATCCAGCGGGGGACGATGACCCGGAAACCGAGATTGCGATCGGGACGCTGCTGAGCTACGAGGTCGATCTATGGGGGCGGCTGTCGCGCGCAGAGGAGGGAGCGCGGGCGCAACTGCTGAACACGGCGTTTACCCGTGATGCCACCCGCCTGGCGGTTGTGAGCGATGTGGTCAGCACCTATTTCGACTACCGCGCCACGCGGGAGCAGATCGAGACCACCGAGGCGACGATCCTTTCCCAGATCGAGGCGCTGGAACTGGAGCGCTCGCGCCGCCAGAGTGGTGCCACTACCGATCTCACCGTGCGCCAGGCCCAGGCCGAGCTGGAGACCAGCCGCGCGGGCCTGCCCGATCTGCGCGCCGATGCCGCACAGCAGCGCCGGGCGCTGGCAGTCCTGGTCGGGGATACCGAGGCGGTGGTCGAGGGCCTGGAGGGGCTCGGCGACGAGGGTCTGGAAGACCTGCCGGATACGATCTCCGGACTCCCGCATTCAGTACCGTCGGACCTGATGATCCGCCGGCCGGATATCCGGGCGGCGGAGGCCAGCCTGATTGCGGCCAATGCCGATATCGGCGTGGCCCGCGCGGAATGGCTGCCGAGCCTGAACCTGGCCGCGCTGTTCGGGCAGGAGGTCAGCCGGGTCAGCCAGTTTTCCTCCAGTGATTCGTTCTTCTGGGAGTTCCTGGCGGAGTCCACGGTGCCGATCCTCGATTTCGGGCGGCGGCGCGCCACGATCGAAGGCGTGGAGGCCGAGCGCGATATCGCCGAACTGGAATACCGCGCGGCGATTCAGGAGGCCCTGGAAGAGGTCGCCAATACCTGGAGCGTGCTGAACGCGGCGCATGAGCGGGTGGAGGTGCGCCAGCGCGAAGTCGGGGCCCGGGTCGAGGTGCTGGACCTGGCGGAGCGCCGCTATCTGGGCGGGTTCGTGGGCTATCTGGAGGTGCTGGATGCGCGGCGGGCCCTGCTGGATGCGCGCCTGACGCTGACCGAGGCCTCGCGTGATCGTCTGGCGGCCACCGCGACGCTGTTCCGCGCCCTGGGCGGTGGCTGGGACAGCGCCGCGATTCCGCATGATGTGCTGGAGGACGATGACCCGGATGCCGCCGAGGCGGAAGCTGAGGAGCAAATCATCGTCCCGGCCGATTCGGAAGACTGA
- a CDS encoding efflux RND transporter permease subunit, giving the protein MLRFFIGRPVLASVISILFVLAGLSSALLLPVDQYPDILPPKVIVTASYPGASAEAVAETVAAPIEATVDGVDNMAYMRSKSTDDGDMELIVTFEVGTDPDIAAINVSNEVEGAMGRLPETVTGAGIAVEKRAPSMLQMITFTSSDGSLDNRFISDYVWRNVYAELRRAPGVGDQTFFGAQIYSMRIWLQPDQMAEYDLTASDIRSAIQEQNEQYAAGQFGAEPMENAIDFTYAVTTPERFSEEEEFEQVILRSAPDGSALRLGDVARVELGAHFYNFDAKHNGQSTVPVGVYLEPGANALETARGVREILEELEPRFPDSLEYSIPFDTTIFIDQSVQRVLLTLVQALILVVAVVYLFLQTFRATAVPIIAVPVSLIGTLAGMYVLGFSANMLTLFGLVLAIGIVVDNAIIVLENTERLMREQGMKAVDAAYQTVDEVATPIIAMTLVTIAVFVPVAFIGGFSGQMYQQFAITIAVSVGISGIVALTLSPAMCARLLSDKPRRPAFPFRWFNSTFDRFTAAYMVGVRFLLRRNFVGMGLFALLLVAIVVLFRIVPGGLVPQEDQGYVFAAAELPAAASLQRTRDVMDRLGEEALEYDDTADVVAFSGMDLLSDGMKTYAGAAYVTLNDWSERRGDDQSSDAVIDRLVADGERQPEATIRAFNPPPITGISTTGGFEAYLQSRVGDDSETMRERAEEIIAAAAERPELADVRTSLNIEVPRYDADVDRERAFAAGVPIADVFDAMQSTFGAVYINDFSLFGRVMQVQMQAEADYRRSPDDLDRIFVRSDGGDLVPLSSLVSVERVQGPDEVERFNVFPAARIMGEPAPGYSSGDAIQALEEVVDETLSDDYLLSWTGAEYLEQQAAGTSVLAFVLGVVFVVLILAAQYERWTLPLAVLMAVPFAIFGALVAVWLTGQENGIYFQIGLLVLVSLAAKNAILIVEFAQNKRNEGLSLFDASVEAARLRFRPIMMTAMSFILGVVPLVLATGAGANSQHAIGIGIIGGMLSATFLALLFVPLFYFVISSGMERLSKRPRDTDDPKEAGTHA; this is encoded by the coding sequence ATGCTGCGCTTTTTCATCGGCCGGCCGGTACTGGCCTCGGTCATCTCGATCCTGTTCGTGCTGGCGGGCCTGTCTTCGGCCCTTCTGCTCCCGGTCGACCAGTATCCGGACATCCTGCCGCCGAAGGTGATCGTGACCGCCAGTTATCCGGGCGCGAGCGCCGAGGCGGTGGCGGAGACGGTGGCCGCCCCGATCGAGGCAACGGTCGATGGCGTGGACAACATGGCGTACATGCGCTCGAAGTCCACCGACGACGGCGACATGGAGCTGATCGTTACCTTCGAGGTCGGGACCGACCCCGACATCGCCGCGATCAACGTCAGCAACGAGGTCGAAGGCGCGATGGGGCGCCTGCCGGAGACGGTGACCGGTGCCGGGATCGCGGTGGAGAAACGCGCCCCGTCGATGCTGCAGATGATCACGTTCACCTCGTCGGACGGCAGCCTCGACAACCGCTTTATCAGTGACTACGTCTGGCGCAACGTCTATGCGGAGCTGCGCCGCGCGCCGGGGGTGGGCGACCAGACCTTCTTTGGCGCACAGATTTATTCGATGCGGATCTGGCTGCAGCCGGACCAGATGGCGGAGTACGACCTGACCGCCAGTGACATCCGCTCCGCGATCCAGGAGCAGAACGAGCAGTACGCGGCCGGCCAGTTCGGCGCCGAGCCGATGGAGAACGCGATCGACTTCACCTATGCGGTGACGACCCCCGAGCGGTTCTCCGAGGAGGAGGAATTCGAGCAGGTGATCCTGCGCAGTGCGCCGGACGGTTCCGCCCTGCGGCTGGGTGACGTGGCGCGGGTGGAGCTGGGCGCGCACTTCTACAACTTCGATGCCAAGCACAACGGCCAGTCCACCGTGCCGGTGGGGGTCTACCTGGAGCCCGGCGCCAACGCGCTGGAGACGGCGCGCGGGGTGCGCGAGATCCTGGAGGAACTGGAGCCGCGTTTCCCGGATTCGCTGGAATACTCGATCCCGTTCGATACCACGATCTTCATCGACCAGTCGGTGCAGCGCGTACTGCTGACCCTGGTGCAGGCGCTGATCCTGGTGGTCGCAGTGGTGTATCTGTTCCTGCAGACGTTCCGGGCTACGGCCGTGCCGATCATCGCGGTGCCGGTCTCGCTGATCGGGACGCTGGCCGGGATGTACGTGCTCGGCTTTTCCGCGAACATGCTGACGCTGTTCGGGCTGGTGCTGGCGATCGGGATCGTGGTGGACAACGCGATCATTGTGCTCGAGAACACCGAGCGGCTGATGCGCGAGCAGGGGATGAAGGCCGTCGATGCGGCCTATCAGACCGTGGACGAGGTGGCCACACCGATCATCGCGATGACGCTGGTCACCATCGCGGTGTTCGTGCCGGTTGCCTTTATCGGCGGATTCAGCGGGCAGATGTACCAGCAGTTCGCGATCACCATCGCCGTATCGGTGGGGATCTCGGGGATCGTCGCGCTGACCTTGAGCCCGGCGATGTGCGCGCGCCTGTTGTCCGACAAGCCCCGCCGTCCGGCCTTCCCGTTTCGCTGGTTCAACAGCACGTTCGACCGCTTCACCGCCGCCTACATGGTAGGGGTGCGCTTCCTGCTGCGGCGCAATTTCGTGGGCATGGGCCTGTTCGCGCTGCTGCTGGTGGCGATCGTGGTGCTGTTCCGGATCGTGCCCGGTGGCCTGGTGCCGCAGGAGGATCAGGGGTATGTGTTCGCCGCCGCCGAACTGCCCGCCGCGGCCTCGCTGCAGCGTACCCGTGATGTCATGGATCGCCTGGGCGAGGAGGCGCTGGAGTACGACGACACCGCGGACGTCGTGGCCTTCTCCGGCATGGACCTGCTGTCCGACGGCATGAAGACCTATGCCGGCGCGGCCTATGTGACGCTCAATGACTGGTCCGAGCGTCGCGGCGACGATCAGAGCAGCGACGCGGTGATCGACCGTCTGGTCGCCGATGGCGAACGCCAGCCGGAGGCGACGATCCGTGCGTTCAATCCGCCGCCGATCACCGGCATCTCCACCACGGGCGGGTTCGAGGCCTATCTGCAAAGCCGGGTGGGGGATGACTCGGAAACCATGCGCGAGCGCGCCGAGGAGATTATTGCGGCGGCCGCGGAGCGCCCGGAGCTGGCGGATGTGCGCACCTCGCTCAATATCGAGGTGCCGCGTTACGACGCCGATGTGGATCGCGAACGGGCCTTTGCCGCCGGGGTGCCGATCGCGGACGTGTTCGACGCGATGCAGAGCACCTTCGGTGCGGTCTACATCAACGACTTCTCGCTGTTCGGCCGGGTGATGCAGGTGCAGATGCAGGCCGAGGCCGATTACCGCCGGAGCCCGGATGATCTCGATCGCATCTTCGTGCGCTCGGATGGTGGCGACCTGGTGCCGCTGTCCAGCCTGGTGTCGGTCGAGCGGGTACAGGGACCGGACGAGGTGGAGCGCTTCAACGTGTTCCCCGCCGCGCGGATCATGGGCGAGCCCGCACCCGGCTACAGCTCGGGGGATGCAATACAGGCACTGGAGGAAGTGGTCGACGAGACCCTGTCGGACGACTACCTGCTGAGCTGGACCGGTGCCGAGTACCTGGAGCAGCAGGCGGCGGGGACCTCGGTGCTCGCTTTCGTTCTGGGGGTGGTCTTCGTGGTGTTGATCCTGGCCGCCCAGTACGAGCGATGGACGCTGCCATTGGCCGTGCTGATGGCCGTTCCGTTCGCAATCTTCGGGGCCCTGGTCGCGGTCTGGCTGACCGGGCAGGAGAACGGGATCTACTTCCAGATCGGTCTGCTGGTGCTGGTCTCGCTGGCGGCCAAGAACGCGATCCTGATCGTCGAATTCGCGCAGAACAAGCGCAACGAGGGCCTGAGCCTGTTCGATGCCTCGGTGGAGGCGGCCCGCCTGCGTTTCCGGCCGATCATGATGACGGCGATGTCGTTCATCCTGGGCGTGGTTCCGCTGGTACTGGCAACCGGCGCGGGTGCGAACAGTCAGCACGCGATCGGCATCGGCATCATTGGCGGCATGCTGAGCGCGACCTTCCTCGCGCTGCTGTTCGTGCCCCTGTTCTATTTTGTCATTTCCAGTGGCATGGAGCGCCTGAGCAAGCGCCCGCGCGACACGGACGACCCGAAGGAGGCCGGAACGCATGCGTAG
- the recD gene encoding exodeoxyribonuclease V subunit alpha, producing the protein MTAERALQDTGALLDLLGEWEHAGWVRGVDRVLVRFLREQVPAAPPLTLLLAALTSHQAGRGHVCLDLDGLLEAPDRMLSLPPEGAERGLPRPSDVLRGLDRAALDTALEGHRICGVDADAGTPLVRAQDRLYLRRYREAERRIGEAVAGRLREQPAWREGLDADVLRTWLDRLFGPADEADGEPDWQRLACILAAGSGFSVITGGPGTGKTYTVLQLLALLQGLQGEGEPLRIRLAAPTGKAAARLNASVAGAVDALGLERFPGGVRLRAAIPREVVTLHRLLGARPDTRRFRHDARNPLPVDVLVVDEASMVDLELMASLMVAVPAHARLVLLGDRDQLASVEAGAVLGELCARADGGHYTPQTAAWLREVAGLELPAGYVDEDGRALDQHVAMLRRSRRFGADSGIGRLAAAVNDGTAEVTGHPGEDVYAAVLQGPDDPALLRRVLDGAGHADAAPFGVVRYLEHLTAGRPASRDARGTWEEWARGTLREHGRFQLLCAVREGPWGVDRMNRRVAGALTARGVLQAEGVWYEGRPVIVTRNDYALGLINGDIGVTLRVPAWLARGDAEPGADDATETALRVAFVAADGHVRWMIPQRLESVETAFALTVHKSQGSEFEHVAFLLPPPESPLLTRELAYTAITRASGWLSLFEPQAGVLQQASRQPTRRSGGLRTWL; encoded by the coding sequence ATGACGGCCGAGCGCGCATTGCAGGACACCGGGGCGCTGCTGGATCTGCTCGGGGAGTGGGAGCATGCGGGCTGGGTGCGCGGCGTCGACCGCGTGCTGGTGCGTTTTCTGCGCGAGCAGGTGCCCGCCGCACCGCCGTTGACGCTGTTGCTGGCGGCGCTGACCAGCCACCAGGCCGGGCGCGGGCATGTCTGCCTGGACCTCGACGGTCTGCTGGAGGCCCCGGACCGGATGCTGTCGCTGCCGCCGGAAGGCGCGGAGCGGGGGCTTCCTAGGCCCTCGGATGTGCTGCGCGGCCTGGACCGTGCGGCACTCGACACTGCGCTGGAAGGGCATCGGATCTGCGGTGTCGACGCGGACGCCGGGACGCCGCTGGTGCGGGCGCAGGATCGGTTGTATCTGCGTCGCTACCGCGAGGCCGAGCGCCGGATCGGGGAGGCGGTGGCCGGACGCCTGCGCGAGCAGCCGGCCTGGCGCGAAGGGCTGGATGCGGATGTGCTGCGCACCTGGCTGGATCGGCTGTTCGGTCCGGCCGACGAGGCCGATGGCGAACCGGACTGGCAGCGCCTGGCCTGCATACTGGCGGCCGGATCCGGGTTCAGCGTGATTACCGGCGGGCCGGGCACCGGCAAGACCTACACGGTGCTGCAACTGCTTGCGCTGCTGCAGGGGCTGCAGGGGGAGGGCGAGCCGCTGCGTATCCGCCTGGCGGCGCCGACCGGCAAGGCCGCCGCCCGGCTGAACGCCTCGGTCGCGGGGGCGGTGGACGCGCTGGGGCTGGAACGCTTCCCCGGCGGCGTGCGTCTGCGTGCCGCGATCCCGCGCGAGGTGGTCACGCTCCATCGCCTGCTGGGCGCGCGACCGGATACCCGACGCTTCCGCCACGATGCGCGCAATCCGCTGCCGGTGGACGTGCTGGTGGTGGACGAGGCCTCAATGGTGGATCTGGAGCTGATGGCCAGCCTGATGGTCGCGGTGCCGGCCCATGCGCGGCTGGTGCTGCTGGGGGATCGCGACCAGCTCGCCTCGGTGGAGGCCGGGGCGGTACTGGGCGAGCTGTGCGCACGGGCCGACGGCGGGCATTACACGCCGCAGACGGCCGCCTGGCTGCGCGAGGTGGCCGGGCTGGAACTGCCGGCCGGCTATGTGGACGAGGACGGGCGCGCGCTGGATCAGCATGTGGCGATGCTGCGCCGCAGCCGCCGCTTCGGCGCGGACAGCGGGATCGGTCGTCTGGCCGCGGCGGTGAACGACGGCACGGCCGAGGTGACGGGCCACCCGGGCGAGGATGTCTACGCGGCGGTGCTGCAGGGCCCGGACGATCCGGCCCTGCTGCGGCGGGTGCTGGACGGGGCCGGGCATGCCGACGCCGCACCGTTCGGGGTGGTCCGCTATCTGGAGCATTTGACGGCCGGACGCCCGGCATCCCGCGATGCGCGCGGCACGTGGGAGGAATGGGCGCGCGGCACGCTGCGCGAGCACGGGCGTTTCCAGTTGCTGTGCGCCGTGCGCGAGGGGCCCTGGGGCGTGGACCGGATGAACCGGCGCGTTGCCGGAGCACTGACGGCGCGCGGGGTATTGCAGGCAGAGGGTGTCTGGTACGAGGGCCGCCCGGTGATCGTCACACGCAACGATTACGCGCTGGGGCTGATCAACGGCGACATCGGCGTGACCCTGCGCGTGCCCGCCTGGCTGGCCCGGGGCGATGCCGAACCGGGCGCGGACGATGCGACGGAAACGGCCCTGCGGGTCGCCTTCGTCGCGGCCGACGGGCATGTGCGGTGGATGATCCCGCAGCGCCTGGAGTCCGTGGAGACGGCATTCGCGCTGACGGTGCACAAGTCCCAGGGCTCGGAGTTCGAGCATGTCGCCTTCCTGCTGCCCCCGCCGGAGAGCCCGCTGCTGACGCGCGAGCTGGCCTACACCGCGATCACGCGCGCGAGCGGCTGGCTGAGCCTGTTCGAGCCACAGGCGGGGGTTCTGCAGCAGGCGAGCCGGCAACCGACCCGGCGCAGTGGCGGCTTGCGCACGTGGCTGTAG
- the recB gene encoding exodeoxyribonuclease V subunit beta, which translates to MSAGAQPLALMELPLHGSRLIEASAGTGKTYTIAALYLRLVLGHGELPEGTGELTPPQILVMTFTEAATRELRERIRAVLARGARILRGEPAPAHEALWPALLDAYPEPAARAGAARRLELAAEWMDEAAVSTIHGWCYRMLREHAFDSGSLFNQRLEADQGELVAEAARDYWRRFVYPQPADHLRLLRQAFGEGPDDLLAKVRPLLGHLSDTVGLEPYRTPDGLYAELATRLARLAELKAVWREDAAEVERQFRALHASALNRQQYQKPDDLIAAMHAWAEDPAALLPEKVGGTPVLERMCEQGVGERLKKGQSLPDDLHPAFVALNAAPEVCADDSERLLQAASVEIDRQFRQAQRVRVQMGFNDLLLRLRDALDGPGGEALAETLRRQFPVALVDEFQDTDPVQYRILERVYRIEDNPAEQGLLLIGDPKQAIYGFRGADIHSYLKARRATAGRHYTLPRNFRSTARLVGAVNRLFAHADGWPEGAFLFGQGDAGELPFHRVDAQDRGERLEHDGAEVPALTLWCTDPGTSVGTGVYREQMAAAAAEQMVRLLNGGADGTCGFRDGEGWRPVRPRDIAVLVRGRVEARLMQEALRARGVRSVYLSEGESVFATPEAGDLLRWLRACAEPTSERLLRAALATPTLGQSLADLHRLTTDELRWEHRVEQFREYRRLWQTRGVLPMLRRLLHDFDVPRRLLASADGERALTNLLHLSELLQRAAAELDGEQALIRHLIEHREGERAAADEQVLRLESDEDLVKVVTLHKSKGLEYPLVFLPFVCAFRAVDPKKDVPRIDRPPGGRPRWIFRMDSRAQERADRERLAEDLRLLYVGMTRARHACWMGLAPIVSGRGKENELHRSAVGYLLNGPEPMPNGELEDRLQEARGDESAIAIEPLPEIMGTSVRLAQQTAALGRARTPTRPVREPWWVASYSAIAHPDEAHAPAPLVADPVAPDSALEDLLRERAETPGAGADPSHGVSRPEVPVAGGLHDFPRGPAPGTFLHGLLEWAAEQGWEAVVTDRARLDDEVRRRCEQRDWGDWAPVVQDWMRRLITAEYALASGGSFRLDELGVYQPELEFLFETRWLQSRRLDAAVCEQLLPGQARPPAGDRLLNGMLKGFVDLVFEHEGRYYVADYKSNWLGPGPDAYGPERLRDAVLEHRYDLQLVIYTLALHRQLQARMPGYDYDRHMGGGVYLFLRGIDAPGRGVFHDCPPRALIEQLDGWFAEGPDRPREARA; encoded by the coding sequence ATGAGTGCGGGCGCGCAGCCGCTGGCGCTGATGGAACTGCCGCTGCACGGCAGCCGCCTGATCGAGGCCAGTGCCGGCACCGGCAAGACCTACACCATCGCCGCGCTGTATCTGCGGCTGGTGCTGGGCCACGGCGAGCTGCCGGAGGGTACCGGCGAGCTGACCCCGCCGCAGATCCTGGTGATGACCTTTACCGAGGCCGCCACCCGCGAGCTGCGCGAACGCATCCGCGCCGTGCTGGCGCGCGGGGCGCGCATCCTGCGCGGCGAACCGGCCCCGGCCCACGAGGCGTTGTGGCCGGCGCTGCTGGACGCCTACCCGGAGCCGGCCGCCCGCGCCGGGGCCGCGCGACGGCTGGAGCTGGCCGCCGAGTGGATGGACGAGGCGGCGGTCTCGACCATCCACGGGTGGTGCTATCGCATGCTGCGCGAGCATGCCTTCGACAGCGGCAGCCTGTTCAACCAGCGCCTGGAGGCGGACCAGGGGGAGCTGGTGGCCGAGGCGGCGCGTGACTACTGGCGCCGCTTTGTCTATCCGCAGCCGGCGGATCACCTGCGTCTGCTGCGCCAGGCCTTTGGCGAGGGGCCCGACGATCTCCTGGCCAAGGTGCGGCCCCTGCTCGGGCATCTGTCGGACACGGTGGGGCTGGAGCCGTACCGGACGCCGGACGGATTGTACGCCGAGCTGGCCACGCGCCTGGCGCGCCTGGCCGAGCTGAAGGCGGTCTGGCGCGAGGATGCCGCCGAGGTGGAACGCCAGTTCCGCGCCCTGCATGCCAGCGCGCTGAATCGCCAGCAATACCAGAAGCCGGATGACCTGATCGCGGCGATGCACGCCTGGGCCGAGGACCCGGCCGCGCTGCTGCCGGAGAAGGTTGGCGGTACCCCGGTGCTGGAGCGCATGTGCGAGCAGGGCGTGGGCGAGCGGCTGAAGAAGGGGCAATCGCTGCCGGATGACCTGCACCCGGCCTTCGTCGCGCTGAATGCCGCGCCCGAGGTCTGCGCGGACGACAGCGAACGCCTGCTGCAGGCGGCGTCCGTGGAGATCGATCGCCAGTTCCGCCAGGCCCAGCGCGTGCGGGTGCAGATGGGTTTCAACGACCTGCTGCTGCGTCTGCGCGATGCCCTGGACGGCCCTGGTGGCGAGGCGCTGGCCGAGACGCTGCGGCGTCAGTTCCCGGTCGCCCTGGTGGACGAGTTCCAGGACACCGACCCGGTGCAGTACCGCATCCTGGAACGCGTCTATCGCATCGAGGACAACCCGGCCGAGCAGGGCCTGCTCCTGATCGGCGATCCGAAGCAGGCGATCTACGGCTTTCGCGGCGCGGACATCCACAGCTATCTGAAGGCACGGCGTGCGACCGCCGGACGGCACTACACCCTGCCGCGCAACTTCCGCTCGACCGCGCGCCTGGTTGGCGCGGTGAACCGCCTGTTCGCCCACGCCGACGGCTGGCCGGAGGGGGCCTTCCTGTTCGGCCAGGGCGATGCCGGCGAGCTGCCGTTTCACCGGGTGGACGCCCAGGATCGCGGTGAGCGTCTGGAACACGACGGAGCCGAGGTGCCGGCGCTGACCCTGTGGTGCACGGACCCGGGCACGTCGGTCGGCACGGGCGTCTATCGCGAACAGATGGCCGCTGCGGCGGCCGAGCAGATGGTGCGCCTGCTCAATGGCGGGGCGGACGGGACCTGCGGGTTTCGCGATGGTGAGGGGTGGCGGCCGGTTCGCCCGCGGGATATCGCCGTGCTGGTGCGCGGCCGGGTGGAGGCGCGGTTGATGCAGGAGGCGCTGCGCGCGCGGGGGGTGCGCAGCGTGTACCTGTCGGAGGGGGAGTCGGTCTTTGCCACCCCGGAGGCCGGGGACCTGCTGCGCTGGCTGCGGGCCTGTGCCGAGCCGACCAGCGAGCGCCTGCTGCGCGCGGCGCTGGCGACCCCGACGCTGGGGCAGTCGCTGGCCGATCTGCACCGGCTGACCACCGACGAGCTGCGCTGGGAGCACCGCGTCGAGCAGTTCCGCGAGTACCGCCGCCTGTGGCAGACGCGCGGTGTGCTGCCGATGCTGCGCCGTCTGTTGCACGACTTCGATGTCCCGCGCCGGCTGTTGGCCAGTGCCGATGGCGAGCGCGCGCTGACCAACCTGCTGCACCTGAGCGAACTGCTGCAGCGCGCGGCCGCCGAGCTGGATGGCGAACAGGCCCTGATCCGGCACCTGATCGAGCACCGCGAGGGCGAGCGGGCGGCGGCGGACGAGCAGGTACTGCGCCTGGAGAGCGACGAGGACCTGGTCAAGGTGGTCACGCTGCACAAGTCCAAGGGGCTGGAGTACCCGCTGGTGTTCCTGCCGTTTGTCTGCGCGTTTCGCGCGGTCGACCCGAAGAAGGACGTGCCGCGGATCGACCGCCCGCCGGGTGGCAGGCCGCGCTGGATCTTTCGTATGGACAGCCGTGCCCAGGAGCGCGCCGATCGCGAGCGCCTGGCGGAGGACCTGCGCCTGCTGTATGTGGGCATGACCCGCGCGCGCCACGCCTGCTGGATGGGGCTGGCGCCGATTGTGTCGGGGCGGGGTAAAGAGAACGAGCTGCACCGCAGCGCGGTCGGCTACCTGCTGAACGGCCCGGAGCCGATGCCGAACGGCGAGCTGGAGGACCGGCTGCAGGAGGCCCGTGGTGACGAGTCCGCGATTGCGATCGAACCCCTGCCCGAGATCATGGGCACGAGCGTGCGGCTGGCGCAGCAGACGGCGGCCCTCGGGCGGGCCCGCACCCCGACACGCCCGGTACGCGAGCCCTGGTGGGTGGCCAGCTACAGCGCCATCGCACACCCGGACGAGGCCCATGCGCCGGCCCCGCTGGTTGCCGACCCGGTGGCCCCGGATTCCGCGCTGGAGGACTTGCTGCGCGAACGTGCGGAGACTCCCGGTGCCGGGGCGGATCCGTCCCACGGGGTGTCGCGGCCCGAGGTGCCGGTGGCCGGCGGGTTGCACGACTTTCCGCGCGGGCCCGCGCCGGGGACCTTCCTGCACGGCCTGCTGGAATGGGCGGCGGAGCAGGGCTGGGAGGCCGTGGTCACTGACCGCGCCCGGCTGGACGACGAGGTGCGAAGGCGCTGCGAGCAACGCGACTGGGGTGACTGGGCGCCCGTCGTGCAGGACTGGATGCGCCGGCTGATCACGGCCGAGTACGCGCTGGCCTCCGGCGGCTCGTTCCGTCTGGACGAGCTGGGCGTGTATCAGCCGGAGCTCGAGTTCCTGTTCGAGACGCGCTGGCTGCAAAGCCGGCGGCTGGATGCCGCCGTGTGCGAGCAGCTACTGCCCGGACAGGCGCGGCCACCGGCGGGCGACCGGCTGTTGAACGGCATGCTCAAGGGTTTTGTCGATCTCGTCTTCGAGCACGAGGGCCGCTATTACGTCGCGGACTACAAGTCCAACTGGCTGGGGCCCGGCCCCGACGCCTACGGGCCCGAGCGCCTGCGCGACGCGGTGCTGGAACACCGCTATGACCTGCAGCTGGTGATCTACACCCTGGCCCTGCATCGCCAGCTGCAGGCGCGGATGCCGGGGTACGACTACGACCGTCACATGGGGGGCGGGGTGTACCTGTTCCTGCGCGGAATCGATGCGCCCGGAAGGGGCGTGTTCCATGACTGCCCGCCACGGGCACTGATCGAGCAGCTGGACGGCTGGTTCGCCGAGGGGCCGGACCGGCCGCGGGAGGCGCGGGCATGA